One Streptococcus gallolyticus subsp. gallolyticus DSM 16831 DNA window includes the following coding sequences:
- the yabA gene encoding DNA replication initiation control protein YabA: protein MDKKELFDAFDGFSQNLMITLAEIEAMKKQVQSLLEENTALRLENDKIRTRLAQLEQDTPAKSSKQGKRYIEGIYHDGFHICNDYYGQRRENDEECMFCMEVLDRE from the coding sequence GTGGATAAAAAAGAATTGTTTGATGCCTTTGATGGTTTTTCACAAAATTTAATGATTACCTTGGCTGAAATTGAAGCCATGAAAAAGCAAGTGCAATCGCTCCTAGAGGAAAATACAGCTTTGCGTCTTGAAAATGATAAAATTCGCACGCGCCTAGCTCAACTTGAGCAAGATACGCCAGCTAAATCTTCTAAGCAAGGAAAACGATATATCGAAGGCATTTACCATGATGGTTTCCATATTTGCAACGACTACTATGGTCAACGTCGTGAAAACGATGAAGAATGTATGTTTTGTATGGAAGTTTTAGATAGGGAGTAA
- the rsmI gene encoding 16S rRNA (cytidine(1402)-2'-O)-methyltransferase, which produces MKVQKSFKNQTTYGKLYLVPTPIGNMQDMTYRAVEMLKNADFVCAEDTRNTGLLLKHFDISAKQISFHEHNAYEKIPELIALMKEGKILAQVSDAGMPSISDPGHDLVKAAIAEEIPVVAIPGASAGITALIASGLAPQPHIFYGFLPRKAKQQKEFFEAKKQYPETQIFYESPYRVADTLDNMLAIYGDRKIVLVRELTKLYEEYQRGYISEILEYIAQNPLKGECLIVVSGQDETVTSEEMPEDVNPAELVAQLVEAGDKPNQAIKKIAKTYGLNRQEVYNAYHQL; this is translated from the coding sequence ATGAAAGTACAAAAAAGTTTTAAAAATCAGACAACCTATGGCAAGTTATATCTTGTTCCAACACCAATTGGCAATATGCAAGACATGACTTATCGTGCCGTGGAAATGCTAAAAAATGCTGATTTTGTCTGTGCAGAAGATACTCGCAATACAGGACTTTTGCTGAAACATTTTGACATTTCAGCCAAGCAAATTAGCTTTCATGAACACAATGCCTATGAAAAAATTCCTGAATTGATTGCTCTGATGAAAGAAGGAAAAATTTTGGCACAAGTGTCTGATGCTGGGATGCCTTCTATTTCTGATCCAGGTCATGATTTAGTAAAAGCAGCTATCGCTGAAGAGATTCCTGTCGTTGCTATCCCAGGGGCTTCTGCTGGGATTACGGCGCTTATTGCGAGTGGTTTAGCACCGCAACCGCATATTTTTTACGGTTTCTTGCCAAGAAAAGCTAAGCAGCAGAAGGAATTTTTTGAAGCTAAGAAACAGTATCCTGAAACACAAATTTTTTATGAATCACCTTACCGTGTCGCAGATACATTGGACAATATGTTAGCAATATATGGTGACAGAAAAATTGTTTTGGTTCGTGAGTTAACAAAACTTTATGAAGAATATCAGCGCGGATACATCTCAGAAATTTTGGAATACATTGCCCAAAATCCTTTAAAAGGAGAGTGTTTAATCGTTGTATCTGGTCAAGACGAGACAGTGACATCAGAAGAGATGCCAGAAGATGTCAATCCTGCTGAACTCGTTGCTCAGTTAGTCGAAGCTGGTGACAAACCAAATCAAGCCATTAAAAAAATAGCTAAAACTTATGGTTTAAACCGCCAAGAAGTTTACAATGCTTATCATCAACTTTAA
- a CDS encoding DNA polymerase III subunit delta': MELEHLQPQLFKEFNQILKSDRMNHAYLFSGDFASFDFALYLAKSRFCENLQDGLPCGECRECQLIAENEFSDVKIVKPSGQVIKTDTIRELMRDFSRSGFEGKSQVFIIQDCEKVHVNAANSLLKFIEEPQSSSYMILLTSDENKVLPTIKSRTQIFRFPKNKPLLIEQAEKAGVLKTQAEILAELAKTPKHLDELMQDKKILDVIQTCERFVTVLFKEKMLAYLETGRLVQVALEKSDQELVFQLLPLFLAKQFNQKESLVYLEKSYKAQQMWKSNVSFQNALEYMVIS, encoded by the coding sequence ATGGAATTAGAGCACTTGCAACCCCAACTTTTTAAAGAGTTTAATCAAATTTTGAAATCAGATAGGATGAACCACGCCTATCTTTTTTCAGGGGATTTTGCGAGCTTTGATTTTGCTCTTTACCTTGCTAAAAGTCGTTTTTGCGAAAATCTCCAAGATGGTTTGCCATGTGGGGAATGCCGTGAGTGTCAGTTAATTGCTGAAAATGAATTTTCGGATGTTAAGATTGTCAAACCAAGCGGGCAAGTTATCAAAACTGATACGATTCGTGAATTGATGCGCGATTTCTCACGTTCAGGTTTTGAAGGTAAATCACAAGTTTTCATCATTCAAGATTGTGAAAAAGTGCATGTTAATGCTGCAAATAGCCTTTTGAAATTCATTGAAGAACCGCAAAGTTCTTCCTACATGATTTTGTTGACTAGTGATGAAAATAAGGTTTTGCCGACGATTAAAAGTCGAACACAGATTTTCCGTTTTCCGAAAAATAAGCCGCTGTTGATTGAGCAAGCTGAAAAAGCTGGAGTTTTGAAAACACAAGCAGAAATATTAGCAGAATTGGCAAAAACACCGAAGCACCTTGATGAATTGATGCAAGATAAAAAAATATTGGATGTCATTCAAACTTGTGAGCGTTTTGTCACGGTTCTGTTTAAGGAAAAAATGCTAGCTTATTTAGAAACAGGGCGTTTGGTTCAAGTTGCTTTAGAAAAATCTGACCAAGAACTTGTTTTTCAACTCTTGCCGCTATTTTTAGCAAAGCAATTTAATCAAAAAGAAAGTTTGGTTTATTTAGAAAAAAGTTATAAGGCGCAACAAATGTGGAAAAGCAATGTAAGCTTCCAAAATGCGCTAGAATATATGGTGATTTCATGA
- a CDS encoding PSP1 domain-containing protein: protein MTEVLSVKYEETGSIVYVLPNKKYKLGDYVVVKNKKGCRLAQVVTSNEVIDEVKLPAEMDSVTRLANEKDKQAFQENIDLAKHSFSTVNELILANDLKMKVIDIIFPLERSYVLITFSAEERVDFRQLLRDLAGHFKTRIELRQINSREEAKVYGGVGPCGRALCCSSFLGEFPPVSIKMVKNQGMSLSTGKTAGICGRLMCCLSFEDDFYKTSKEKFPDVGTEIETADGLGVIAGIDVFSDTVKVRLPEKHTLLTYALEEVKVRG, encoded by the coding sequence ATGACAGAAGTATTGAGCGTAAAATACGAAGAAACAGGCAGTATTGTCTATGTTTTACCAAATAAAAAATATAAACTCGGCGATTATGTCGTCGTCAAAAATAAAAAAGGGTGTCGTTTGGCGCAAGTTGTCACTAGCAACGAAGTCATCGATGAGGTCAAATTACCTGCTGAGATGGATTCTGTGACGCGTCTTGCCAACGAAAAAGATAAACAAGCCTTCCAAGAAAATATTGACTTAGCGAAGCATTCGTTTTCAACGGTTAATGAGCTGATTTTAGCCAATGACCTAAAAATGAAAGTGATTGATATTATTTTCCCGTTGGAAAGAAGCTATGTGCTTATCACGTTTTCAGCAGAAGAACGTGTTGATTTTCGTCAATTGCTACGTGACTTAGCAGGTCATTTCAAAACAAGAATTGAACTTCGCCAAATCAATAGTCGCGAAGAAGCTAAGGTTTATGGTGGTGTTGGACCGTGTGGTCGTGCCCTTTGCTGTTCAAGCTTCTTGGGAGAATTTCCACCTGTATCTATTAAAATGGTCAAAAATCAAGGAATGTCACTCAGCACAGGAAAAACAGCAGGCATCTGTGGACGTTTGATGTGTTGTTTGAGTTTTGAAGATGACTTTTATAAAACCTCTAAGGAGAAATTCCCTGATGTGGGAACGGAGATTGAAACAGCTGATGGCTTGGGAGTTATTGCGGGGATTGATGTGTTTTCTGATACCGTCAAAGTTCGTTTACCAGAAAAACACACGCTTTTAACCTATGCTTTAGAGGAGGTCAAAGTACGTGGATAA